A portion of the Deinococcus radiopugnans ATCC 19172 genome contains these proteins:
- a CDS encoding HoxN/HupN/NixA family nickel/cobalt transporter, with protein MLHPLPSPDAPTPLTVRQSARRGLPYLAVVLGLHALALLLLVPAARQTPLLWGVALTAYLFGLRHAWDADHIAVIDNTIRKLLNLGRPAYGVGLFFSLGHSTVVFLLALVAAFVGRALLGAQEGIGTFGGWVGPFVAGIYLVTVAAVNLTTAARIARSGTNADHTHSHGLLARLIAPLTRLVGRQWQVLPLGFLMGLGFDTASEIALLALAGSAAQQGLGWAGILSLPVLFAAGMTLLDTLNGVAMTHAYGWALHNPRVKRGYNLWVTGLSGLVALVIGVVTLAQWAGEHFPAANRALGALQDVDVSPLGFWLAGLTLGLFVFARLQARGRGRAAERSS; from the coding sequence ATGCTGCACCCCCTCCCCTCCCCGGACGCCCCCACTCCCCTGACCGTGCGCCAGAGTGCCCGGCGGGGGCTGCCCTACCTCGCCGTCGTTCTTGGCCTGCACGCGCTGGCCCTGCTGCTGCTGGTTCCCGCCGCGCGCCAGACCCCGCTGCTGTGGGGCGTGGCCCTGACCGCCTACCTGTTCGGGCTGCGCCACGCCTGGGACGCGGACCACATCGCGGTAATCGACAACACCATCCGCAAGCTGCTGAACCTGGGCCGTCCGGCCTACGGCGTGGGCCTGTTTTTCAGCCTGGGGCATTCCACGGTGGTCTTCCTGCTGGCGCTGGTCGCGGCCTTCGTCGGCAGGGCTTTGTTGGGGGCGCAGGAGGGCATCGGGACCTTCGGCGGCTGGGTCGGCCCTTTTGTGGCGGGGATTTATCTGGTCACGGTCGCCGCCGTGAACCTGACCACGGCGGCCCGCATCGCCCGCAGCGGGACGAACGCGGACCACACCCATTCGCACGGCCTGCTCGCGCGGCTGATCGCGCCGCTGACCCGGCTGGTGGGCCGGCAGTGGCAGGTGCTGCCGCTGGGCTTCCTGATGGGCCTGGGCTTCGACACGGCCTCGGAGATCGCCCTGCTGGCCCTGGCGGGCAGCGCGGCGCAGCAGGGGCTGGGGTGGGCGGGCATCCTGTCGCTGCCCGTGCTCTTCGCGGCGGGCATGACGCTGCTGGACACCCTCAACGGCGTCGCCATGACCCACGCCTACGGCTGGGCACTTCATAACCCTCGCGTAAAGCGGGGCTACAACCTGTGGGTGACGGGGCTCTCGGGCCTGGTGGCCCTGGTGATCGGCGTCGTCACGCTGGCGCAGTGGGCCGGGGAGCATTTCCCGGCGGCGAACCGCGCGCTGGGCGCCCTTCAGGACGTGGACGTGTCCCCGCTGGGCTTCTGGCTGGCAGGCCTCACGCTGGGGCTGTTCGTGTTCGCCCGCTTGCAGGCTCGGGGGCGTGGCCGGGCTGCAGAAAGGTCCAGTTGA
- a CDS encoding urease accessory protein UreD gives MTAAPPRPHVPGGRTDPAHYTPADLPAEFAALGTPVEGLGVGQPGKVGLLELTFTPLAGATRLTHHFQQFPLQVFRPFYLDSHRPETAFVYVLSHGGTLQGDRARLDLVCAPGASAHVTTQAAAKLYRMERNYATQLVNLEAGEGSFLEYLPDPVIPFRDSRFFTRTCLTLHPGATAIVAETLLPGRVAYGEHHDYALYAAQMEARTPQGELLFTDSLKFAPQAASPHSPGQLGPHAALTTLYVVTRQAPAGALADRLHARLMGLPGVVGGASELPGGYGAWARAFGPDSISVTGALHALWDEARLALTGAPAPQGRKT, from the coding sequence GTGACCGCCGCCCCGCCGCGCCCGCACGTGCCGGGCGGGCGCACGGACCCCGCGCACTACACCCCCGCCGATCTGCCCGCCGAGTTCGCGGCGCTGGGCACCCCGGTCGAGGGCCTGGGGGTGGGGCAGCCCGGCAAGGTGGGGCTACTCGAACTGACTTTCACGCCGCTGGCCGGGGCCACCCGCCTCACGCATCACTTCCAGCAGTTTCCCCTTCAGGTGTTCCGGCCCTTCTACCTGGACTCGCACCGCCCGGAGACGGCGTTCGTGTACGTCCTGTCGCACGGCGGCACCTTGCAGGGGGACCGCGCCCGGCTGGATCTGGTGTGCGCGCCGGGGGCCAGCGCACACGTCACCACCCAGGCGGCGGCCAAGCTCTACCGCATGGAGCGCAATTACGCCACCCAGCTCGTGAATCTGGAGGCGGGCGAGGGGAGCTTTCTGGAGTACCTGCCCGATCCAGTGATTCCCTTCCGCGACTCGCGGTTTTTCACCCGCACCTGCCTCACGCTTCACCCCGGCGCGACGGCCATCGTGGCCGAGACGCTGCTGCCGGGGCGGGTGGCCTACGGCGAACACCACGACTACGCGCTGTACGCCGCGCAGATGGAGGCGCGGACCCCCCAGGGCGAGCTGCTGTTCACCGACAGCCTCAAGTTCGCGCCGCAGGCCGCCTCACCGCACTCGCCCGGACAGCTCGGGCCACACGCCGCCCTGACCACCCTGTACGTGGTGACCCGCCAGGCCCCCGCCGGGGCGCTGGCCGACCGCCTGCACGCCCGGCTGATGGGCCTGCCCGGCGTGGTGGGCGGGGCCAGCGAATTGCCCGGCGGCTACGGGGCCTGGGCGCGGGCGTTCGGCCCGGACTCCATCAGCGTAACGGGCGCGCTGCACGCCCTCTGGGACGAGGCCCGGCTGGCCCTGACCGGTGCGCCCGCACCCCAGGGACGCAAAACCTGA
- the ureG gene encoding urease accessory protein UreG produces MLQKDVFRLGIGGPVGSGKTALIEALVPRLIEAGHRPLVVTNDIFTQEDAEHVRRTLSGVLDPERVVGVETGACPHTAVRDDPTMNLAAIEELTERFPDADVVLVESGGDNLTLTFSRALVDEFIFVIDVAQGDKIPRKRGPGVLQSDLLVINKTDLAPYVHASLEVMERDTRRFRGERPFIFTNCMSGEGLNDVLSYITSRAVRAQPA; encoded by the coding sequence ATGCTGCAAAAAGACGTGTTTCGCCTGGGCATCGGGGGGCCGGTGGGGTCCGGCAAGACGGCCCTGATCGAGGCCCTGGTGCCCCGCCTGATCGAGGCCGGCCACCGCCCGCTGGTGGTTACCAACGACATCTTCACGCAGGAGGACGCCGAGCATGTGCGCCGGACGCTCTCGGGCGTGCTGGACCCCGAGCGGGTGGTGGGCGTCGAGACCGGGGCCTGCCCGCACACGGCGGTGCGCGACGATCCCACCATGAACCTCGCGGCCATTGAGGAACTCACCGAGCGCTTTCCCGACGCGGACGTGGTGCTGGTCGAGAGCGGCGGCGACAACCTCACGCTGACCTTCAGCCGGGCGCTGGTCGACGAGTTCATCTTCGTGATCGACGTGGCGCAGGGCGACAAGATCCCCCGCAAGCGCGGCCCCGGCGTCCTCCAGTCGGACCTGCTGGTCATCAACAAGACGGACCTGGCCCCCTACGTCCACGCCAGCCTGGAGGTGATGGAGCGCGACACCCGGCGCTTCCGGGGCGAGCGGCCCTTCATCTTCACCAACTGCATGTCCGGCGAGGGCCTGAACGATGTGCTGAGCTACATCACCAGCCGCGCGGTGCGGGCGCAGCCCGCGTGA
- a CDS encoding urease accessory protein UreF: MTEDLLPFLGSLQLTDSAFPSGLYTLSHGLEAYAQAGLLGGGQGAVGGGELEALITDLLRHGVGPADGVALVGAHQAVWTDDPGLAAEADLRLTATKLAREARSASVRTGKQFLGLANTLFSHPVLAEHAARVKRGELPGNHAVALGLAKAALGVSREHALAGELYAFSAGCVSAAIRLTLIDHREAQRVLHGLKPVIVDVVAANVNRSVREIASSLPLTDVLAAHHERADTRLFIN, encoded by the coding sequence ATGACCGAAGACCTGCTCCCGTTCCTGGGCAGCCTGCAACTCACGGACTCGGCCTTTCCCAGCGGGCTGTACACCCTGTCGCACGGCCTGGAAGCCTACGCGCAGGCGGGGCTGCTGGGCGGCGGACAGGGGGCGGTGGGCGGCGGGGAACTGGAAGCCCTGATCACCGACCTGCTGCGTCACGGCGTGGGGCCGGCGGACGGCGTGGCGCTGGTGGGCGCACATCAGGCGGTGTGGACTGACGATCCTGGCCTGGCCGCCGAGGCGGACCTGCGCCTGACGGCCACCAAGCTGGCCCGCGAGGCCCGCTCGGCCTCGGTGCGCACCGGCAAGCAGTTTCTGGGGCTGGCGAACACGCTGTTCAGCCACCCGGTGCTGGCTGAGCACGCGGCGCGGGTCAAGCGCGGGGAGTTGCCCGGCAACCACGCGGTGGCCCTGGGGCTGGCGAAGGCGGCGCTGGGTGTCTCGCGCGAACACGCCCTGGCCGGCGAGCTGTACGCTTTCAGCGCGGGCTGCGTCAGCGCGGCCATCCGCCTGACTTTAATTGACCACCGCGAGGCGCAGCGGGTGCTGCACGGGCTGAAACCGGTGATCGTGGACGTGGTGGCCGCCAACGTGAACCGCTCCGTGCGCGAGATCGCCTCCAGCCTGCCACTGACCGACGTGCTGGCCGCCCACCACGAGCGCGCCGACACCCGCCTGTTCATCAACTGA
- the ureC gene encoding urease subunit alpha: MVQVSRQHYATQFGPTVGDRFRLADTELICEIERDFTVGGDELTIGTSKNVRDGMGMMPGLTSAEGVLDLVIINAIVLDPVLGVVKADIGIKNGRIAGVGKAGNPAIMDGVDAHLVVGTGTEVIDGTHMIATAGVIDPHVHYTTPEHAYFALANGTTTFIGGGTGPATGSLGTTCTPGPWNLARMLQAFERMPVNMVISAKGNSSHPAALVEQIEAGAAVLKVHEDWGSTTSALDCALTVADEYGVQVALHADTMNETGFVDDTIAAIGGRTLHTYHTEGAGGGHAPDIIKIASLPNVLPSSITATVPFTVNSTSELVEMIVAAHNVDPDSPEAMALAESRVRAETLGAEMVLQDLGVISMMSSDAHAMGRVGEVCQRTFQLAHHCKVTRGKLPEDSPDHDNFRVLRYLAKLTINPALTHGLAHEIGSLETGKLADIVLWDVAWFGTKPSLVVKGGMINFALMGDPGASVTTPQPVIHRPTYGTLGRALSGTCVTFLPRAAIDLGLPARLGLERRIQEVRNCRTVQKRDMVRNDRMPRIEVDPETHRVTVDGEPAFLEPAQKLPLNQLYYLL, from the coding sequence ATGGTTCAGGTTTCCCGGCAACACTACGCCACCCAGTTCGGCCCCACCGTCGGCGACCGCTTCCGGCTGGCCGACACCGAACTCATCTGTGAGATCGAGCGCGACTTCACCGTGGGCGGCGATGAACTGACCATCGGCACGTCCAAGAACGTGCGCGACGGCATGGGGATGATGCCCGGCCTGACCAGCGCCGAGGGCGTCCTCGACCTCGTGATCATCAACGCCATCGTGCTGGACCCGGTACTGGGCGTCGTCAAGGCCGACATCGGCATCAAGAACGGGCGCATCGCCGGGGTCGGCAAGGCTGGCAATCCCGCCATCATGGACGGGGTGGACGCCCATCTGGTGGTGGGCACCGGCACCGAGGTCATCGACGGCACGCACATGATCGCCACGGCGGGGGTGATCGACCCCCACGTCCACTACACCACCCCCGAACACGCCTACTTCGCGCTCGCCAACGGCACCACCACCTTCATCGGCGGCGGCACCGGCCCGGCGACCGGCAGCCTGGGCACCACCTGCACCCCCGGCCCGTGGAACCTGGCGCGGATGCTGCAAGCGTTCGAGCGGATGCCCGTCAACATGGTGATCTCGGCCAAGGGCAACAGCAGCCACCCCGCCGCCCTCGTCGAGCAGATCGAGGCGGGCGCGGCGGTGCTCAAGGTGCACGAAGACTGGGGCTCGACCACCTCGGCGCTGGACTGCGCGCTGACGGTAGCCGACGAGTACGGGGTGCAGGTGGCGTTGCACGCCGACACCATGAACGAGACCGGCTTCGTGGACGACACCATCGCCGCCATCGGGGGCCGCACGCTGCACACCTACCACACCGAGGGGGCCGGTGGGGGGCACGCGCCCGACATCATCAAGATCGCCAGCCTGCCGAACGTTCTGCCGTCCTCGATCACGGCAACTGTGCCCTTCACGGTCAACAGCACCTCGGAGCTGGTGGAGATGATCGTCGCGGCCCACAACGTCGATCCCGACTCGCCCGAGGCGATGGCGCTGGCCGAGAGCCGGGTGCGCGCCGAGACGCTCGGGGCGGAGATGGTGCTTCAGGACCTCGGCGTGATCAGCATGATGTCCTCGGACGCCCACGCGATGGGGCGGGTGGGCGAGGTCTGCCAGCGCACCTTCCAGCTGGCGCACCACTGCAAGGTGACGCGCGGCAAACTGCCGGAAGACTCGCCGGATCACGACAACTTCCGGGTGCTGCGCTACCTCGCCAAACTGACCATCAACCCGGCGCTCACGCACGGGCTGGCCCACGAGATCGGCTCGCTGGAGACGGGCAAACTCGCGGACATCGTGCTGTGGGACGTGGCGTGGTTCGGCACCAAGCCCTCGCTGGTGGTCAAGGGCGGCATGATCAACTTCGCGTTGATGGGCGATCCCGGCGCGTCGGTCACCACGCCGCAGCCGGTGATCCACCGCCCGACCTACGGCACCCTGGGCCGGGCGCTCTCGGGGACCTGCGTCACCTTCCTGCCGCGCGCCGCGATTGACCTGGGCCTGCCCGCGCGCCTGGGGCTGGAGCGGCGCATTCAGGAGGTCAGGAACTGCCGCACCGTGCAAAAGCGCGATATGGTTCGCAACGACCGCATGCCCCGGATCGAGGTGGACCCCGAGACGCACCGGGTCACCGTGGACGGCGAACCCGCCTTCCTGGAACCGGCCCAGAAGCTGCCCCTCAACCAGCTCTACTACCTGCTGTGA
- the iscB gene encoding RNA-guided endonuclease IscB has product MSNRVFVLNPDHSPLMPCTPKRARKLLEAGRAAVFRRYPFTIILGAESPSAAQPLALKLDPGSKTTGLALVLSGETGEKCIWGAELAHRGLAIKLKLLTRRAQRASRRNRKLRHRPARFLNRIRPEGWLPPSLMHRVLTTLSWARRLGRFAPLSSIAMELVSFDTHKIINPAVRGQGYQKGTLHGTEVRAYLRHKWNNLCAYCGKKGEEVEHLTPKSRGGTDNVSNLVWSCTACNLKKSTRTAEDFLAKKPALLQNIKMQQQTSLQDAAAVNATKLRLLDELNRLGLPVSTGDGAQTSFNRTSQGFDKAHWIDAACVGDGGAHVQIETHRPLMITAMGRGNRQRCGTDRFGFPNRHRTRQKRFFGFQTGDIVRAVVVGGKKTGTYTGRVSVRATGSFRLPQVDGLHHRFCTTLHKGDGYGYRC; this is encoded by the coding sequence ATGTCCAACCGCGTCTTCGTCCTCAACCCCGACCACAGTCCACTGATGCCCTGCACCCCGAAACGGGCCCGCAAGCTCCTCGAAGCGGGCCGGGCTGCGGTGTTCCGCCGTTATCCCTTCACCATCATCCTGGGGGCCGAGTCGCCTTCGGCGGCTCAACCGCTGGCCCTGAAACTCGATCCCGGTTCAAAGACCACCGGCCTCGCTCTGGTTCTCTCCGGCGAGACCGGCGAGAAGTGCATCTGGGGTGCCGAACTGGCCCACCGGGGGCTCGCGATCAAACTGAAACTGCTGACCCGGCGGGCTCAGCGGGCCTCCCGGCGAAACCGCAAACTGCGTCACCGCCCTGCCCGCTTCCTCAACCGCATCCGACCAGAGGGCTGGTTGCCCCCGTCGTTAATGCACCGGGTGCTGACCACGCTGTCCTGGGCCAGGCGGCTGGGCCGCTTTGCCCCGCTGTCGTCTATCGCCATGGAATTGGTCAGCTTCGACACGCACAAAATCATCAACCCGGCCGTAAGAGGGCAGGGCTACCAGAAAGGCACCCTCCACGGCACCGAGGTCCGCGCCTACCTGCGGCACAAGTGGAACAACCTCTGCGCCTACTGCGGCAAGAAGGGCGAAGAGGTCGAACACCTGACGCCGAAGTCCCGGGGCGGCACCGACAACGTGTCCAACCTGGTGTGGTCGTGTACCGCGTGCAACCTCAAGAAGAGCACCAGAACCGCCGAAGACTTCCTGGCCAAAAAACCTGCGCTGCTCCAGAACATCAAGATGCAGCAACAAACCAGTCTTCAGGACGCGGCCGCCGTCAACGCCACCAAACTGCGGCTGCTGGACGAACTGAACAGACTCGGCCTTCCGGTCTCCACCGGCGACGGGGCGCAGACCTCGTTCAACCGCACTTCCCAGGGCTTTGACAAAGCCCACTGGATTGACGCGGCCTGTGTCGGGGACGGCGGAGCACACGTTCAAATCGAAACTCACAGGCCGCTGATGATCACCGCCATGGGACGCGGCAACCGGCAGAGGTGCGGCACCGACCGGTTCGGGTTTCCGAACCGGCACCGCACCCGGCAGAAACGCTTCTTCGGTTTTCAAACCGGCGACATCGTCCGGGCCGTCGTCGTGGGCGGCAAAAAGACCGGCACCTACACCGGCCGCGTGTCGGTGCGGGCCACCGGCAGCTTTAGACTGCCGCAGGTGGACGGCCTCCACCACCGCTTTTGCACCACCCTGCACAAAGGAGATGGCTATGGCTACCGCTGTTAA